One genomic window of Notamacropus eugenii isolate mMacEug1 chromosome 6, mMacEug1.pri_v2, whole genome shotgun sequence includes the following:
- the NPY2R gene encoding neuropeptide Y receptor type 2, giving the protein MNMGPTGAQTEENQTTGETEVEWYGTAQTTPRGQLAADPKPGLADSTKLVEVQVVLILAYCTIILLGVIGNSLVIHVVVKFKSMRTVTNFFIANLAVADLLVNTLCLPFTLTYTLMGEWKMGPVLCHLVPYAQGLAVQVSTITLTVIALDRHRCIVYHLESKISKKISFLIIGLAWGISALLASPLAIFREYSLIEIIPDFEIMVCTEKWPGEEKSIYGTIYSLSSLLILYVLPLGIISFAYIQIWSKLKNHISPGVASDHYHQRRHKTTKMLVCVVVVFAVSWLPFHAFQLAIDIDNQVLYLKEYKLIFTIFHIIAMCSTFANPFLYGWMNSNYRKAFLSAFHCEQRVDSIHSEVSVTFKAKKDLEIKKNTCANDSFTEATNV; this is encoded by the coding sequence ATGAACATGGGGCCAACAGGAGCACAGACTGAAGAAAATCAGACAACAGGGGAAACAGAAGTCGAATGGTATGGAACAGCACAAACTACCCCAAGAGGTCAGCTAGCTGCTGACCCGAAACCAGGGCTTGCTGACAGCACCAAGTTGGTTGAAGTTCAGGTTGTCCTCATATTGGCCTATTGTACCATCATCTTGCTGGGAGTAATCGGCAATTCTTTGGTGATCCATGTGGTGGTCAAGTTTAAGAGTATGCGTACTGTCACCAACTTCTTTATTGCTAATCTTGCTGTGGCAGACCTTCTAGTGAACACACTGTGCCTCCCCTTCACCCTTACTTACACCTTAATGGGAGAATGGAAAATGGGCCCTGTCCTGTGCCACCTGGTGCCCTACGCCCAGGGCTTAGCCGTGCAAGTGTCCACAATCACCCTAACTGTTATTGCCCTGGATCGACACCGCTGTATTGTTTACCATCTGGAGAGCAAGATTTCTAAGAAGATCAGTTTCCTGATCATTGGCCTGGCCTGGGGAATTAGTGCCTTGTTGGCTAGCCCCCTGGCTATCTTCCGAGAGTATTCTCTGATTGAGATCATACCTGACTTTGAGATCATGGTCTGTACTGAGAAGTGGCCAGGTGAGGAAAAAAGCATATATGGTACAATTTATAGTCTTTCATCCTTGTTGATCTTGTATGTTTTGCCATTGGGTATCATATCATTTGCCTATATACAGATCTGGAGCAAGCTGAAAAATCACATCAGCCCTGGGGTGGCCAGTGACCACTACCATCAGCGTCGCCATAAGACCACCAAGATGCTagtgtgtgtggtggtggtgtttgCAGTTAGCTGGCTGCCTTTCCATGCCTTCCAGCTTGCCATTGACATTGACAACCAGGTTCTGTACCTGAAGGAATACAAGCtcattttcacaatatttcaCATCATTGCCATGTGCTCTACCTTTGCCAACCCCTTTCTTTATGGCTGGATGAATAGCAATTATAGAAAGGCCTTCCTCTCTGCTTTTCATTGTGAGCAGAGGGTGGACTCCATTCATTCAGAGGTGTCAGTGACATTCAAAGCTAAGAAGGACCTAGAGATAAAGAAGAACACCTGTGCCAATGACTCTTTCACAGAGGCTACCAATGTCTAA